Genomic window (Temnothorax longispinosus isolate EJ_2023e chromosome 3, Tlon_JGU_v1, whole genome shotgun sequence):
CAGCGCGTCGCACGTCCCGCGAAACAATACCACTGTGCGACGATAATTCCaaaggaaagagggagaacgagatagagaggaaagagagagagtctGTAGGAAGGCACAAAGGTATACCTACCTTTCTCGGAGCACTCGCGGCGAAACGTACGAACGATCTCTCCGTCAGCAGCTTCTACGGCACTGCGCCCGTGGTGTGACGCGCGTGGCACTGAGCGTGATTGGTCGAGGAGGCGCGACACAGCTGCGAACCGCGACGTTCCGGCTGTGGCGCAGACTCGTTCCCGTCGTTCCCCGTGAAAATCCATACCGCGCGATATCCATGCTGGCCGCCACACGCGTCGCCGTGCTGCACTAATTATATGGGACACGGAGGGACCGAGGGTCTCGTGTCGTGTGTggaaaattgcataaaatatttaaatgaacgcgtaaatgataaaaaagctTGGGGCGGCCGCTGACGAGCGATTTGGACCGGTTTATCGTAAAACCGTCAACTCCAGAATCTTGGAATTttgcatgaaaaaaatatcattaggtGGAAAAAGTAATCTAGCTGCCGACTCGCGTGGATTGATGCGCTGCGAGTCTAACTGATTGACGTACATATGCGGATtgattactattattaaatatgaatgtACTCGTCGAACATGTTCATTTATTGGTTTGCACGTATTGCGCATGTATTTTGGATGAGAAAACGAAACGGAAGAAacctgattttttttcaagcgaTTCTTTAAAGAAGTCTTCGAGTTGGCATCGTtgctttaaatttataaaagttaattaatcttGAACAAATTTATAGTACGTCTTATCTCGTCTGCACAaagtttttcttaattaacttttcttaactttgataatcaatttttataacgttatcaagtgtatatttacatataacaacAAATTCACCTTTTTGTGACTGTAAATGCACATTTGCGAATGATAATTATACTCCAATTAAGTTGTAAGCTGTTCGAAAATAGGTGCACGAAATAACGTACATTTTCACTCGCATATCTTGTTTCACCATTTTATTCTACGCctacatatgtaaatatgatatttacgGTAGCAAGCGAAACGCGgacgtaaatataattattctccGTTTGTTACACAGCTCTCGTGTGGGCTCTAATTGAAACtgtaattagaattaaattcaCTGTCCATATCCCAGGCATTTTTCGTGAACAATAACTGAAtccgttttttaaatttattcaagatttaatcgcattcTTCCTCAAATCACATTTGTCTCACTGCAGACGTTTTATCTTCACTCATATCTAATCAACTCTGTGTTTTCTTCTCTCATTGCACGTATTTCAATCAAAATCAGAATCATTGTTCATATCCATCTGTTTTGATCGCCAACATTCATGTCACGTTAAAGTATAGGATCTCATTAAGGAGATCTCATTGTCGCAATTTTTCTTCAACAAATTCAACGTCCTCTTAGACGCATCTTAATTGAAATCAAAATCGCTCTCCGTGTTCGAAACATTCCGTTCAATCGTTGTGTCCGTGTCTGAATCCAGCAGGGACTTGATCAcgtccttcttctttttcgaCTGATTCGCCTCGTTCACGGCTTCCGCCTGCTGCGATTTATCCGCGTCACCGTCCGATTTGTGTTCCGACTCCGGATCCGCCTGTCTCTGCGAGGGTTCTTCCGCCTCCGGCTTCTCCGCGCGAGTCTCAACATCACCGTCGGGATTGCGCTGTTCCTCCTTGTACTCCTGTTCGTACGCATTATCATACGTTTGATTGGGATTGTAGGGAAGTTGCTCGGTGTAATCGTATGCCTGATTGTCAGGATTGTTCTCGTATTCTTGATTAGGGTCATATTGCTGGCTGGGATCCCCGGCGTATCCCTGATTGGGGTCGTAGCCGTAATCGTACGCCTGATTCGGATTCTGCTCGTACTGCGCGTCAGGGTAGTCTTGGTACTGTTGATTGTTGAGACCCTCAGGGTACTGTCCTTCGTACTGACCTTCCACGTACTCGACGTATTCCTGGCCTTCTTGAGCGTATCCTTGATCAGCATACCTCTCGTACTCCTCGTTACCAGCTTCGTACTGCATATTTGGGTCGTAATATTGCTGATTTGGATCTTGTTGCTCATACTGCTGCGTTTGGCTCGGATTTTCGACATAGCCTTGCTCGACACTGTAGTCGCTGTCTTTTACCACGCCTTCGAATTGCTCGTCGACTCGAAGCTCCGTCGTCTCGACGTTATCCTGTTTTCTTCCGTCACTTCTGCCAGGTTCGCCAGGTTCCTCACCTGGCTGCGACGCGACCTTAGCTTCACCGGCTGACTGTTGACTCAAAACTGTGGAAGGCACGTTTTCAACATCCTCGATAGGTCCATGTGTTTCGTTTTGTCCCTCGATCTCGCTCACCTCAGTCGCGTCCAACCCTTTCCTTTCCACTTCCGAGCGAGAAAGCGTATCCTGCGAAGGACGCGCGTTCTCCACTTCGCCATTCACGCCGCTTTGCTCGAATCGTGTCAAATCACGCGAGTTCGCGATCTCCTCTTCGACACTTTTTCCCACCGCTCGGTCTCCATCAGAATCGTCTAAACGTAACTCGCGAACCTTTTTCTGCACACTCGCGAGATCCCATGGTGCCAGTTCCTCGGTGACATCGAACAGACCTTCGATGTTCGACTCTTCACCAGCAGTTACAAGATCGAATCCTTTTTCCTTCAGCGCATTTCTCGGATCATCGATTCGTAATTCGTCACTCGTGGCTATTTCCTCGTTCGCCTTGTTTTCCTTCGTAGTAGATATTTTTCGATCGCGCTCTCGCGACTCGTCCGCGTTATTCCAGCTCTCTTTTGCAATCTCCGCGTCTCCGCGCGCAATCTCCTGCTCTAATTTCGCTGAGTGTGTCGCAACGTCATCTCTAATTTCGTTTCTCGCCAATGTCGCGCGTCCTTCAGCCTCGCGTTTCCCTTTAAACTCCGACGCGTCGCCTCTCGCAATCTCTCGACGTCTAATTCCGTCCTCGACTTCCGTGGATGAGCTACCGCCGCCGTTCTGCCCGGCTGAATCTCGCGTAACTTCCTTCAGATTCGCCGTCCTGGACGCGAGATCACTAGCCAGTGCTAGGATCTTGCCCATTTCCTCGGGCACCCGCTGCTCCTTCCTCGCCCGGTCCTCGGCCGGAAGCTCCAGTGCGTCCTCCGACAGGGAGACGTTCAACAAGTCGCCGCTGGTGTTCTGCTCGTGGTCCAGCTCGTCCAAGCTCTGCACGCCGTGCTCCCGATGGAGTTTTCGAATGTTACTGATATATCGATCCAGTTCGTTCTCCACTATCGCCGTCATGTCGTCCTCGTTTAGATTAGCGCTGTCTACTCCCGAAGCGATCGGCGATCGGTGCGGTGTCTTGGCAACATCCGCTTTGCCCCACAGAAAACGTTCATTTCGCCTTATCAGACCGTCCAGGTCGTCGCTGGTGATGGAACGAATGGATCCCTCGTCGTCGGACCTTTGCGAACTCGCCAGAATGTAGTCCATGTATCCCGGCAGCGGGCCGACTTGATTAGCGACATTTACGTCAGATCCCGTTCGATACGTATTCCCGGCCACCAAAGTCGGACCCATGGCCGCGGTATCGGACGGATCGTACTCTCTTCCCTGTAATCGCGGATCGGACAGCAATACATTGGCGTTATGATACTGAAGTAATGTTAAGGGGTCGAATTGACGTGGAGCAGGCAGGTTTCGTGACATCTCTTCATATCGCGCGGTATCTCCAGCGGGAGACCGCGCGGTCGCCGAGAGACCGGACGCGGCTTGTGCTGATTCCACGTGCTCCCTGAAGAATCGGTTAGCAGGGACAGCATGGGGCTGCATGTTATCCGAAGGTGCCATTGACGGGACCGGCGCTTCCGCATATGAAACGCGAATGTCCGGGACATGCTGAAGATTACGAGGCGCACTTCCGATGTAATTGGATGGCATCATCCGCGGATATTGATGAGCGTTCGGCACGGGAGCATAAACATGCGGTTCGCGTAGAGCACTCGTCTGACGATGATCGACATCGAGGGTTGCACCTGATGGCGCAGCCGTCAAGATCGGAGGAGGATTATTTAACGAGGCGTCTACAGTAATCTGATCGTGGAACTTGGACGCGAAGGTAAACCTTGATTGACTCGACTGAGGATCAGGCGCCCCCGGATGCACTCTCGGTGACGAAACGCTTCTCGTTAAATCAGGATGTGCCATCGTGACAGTCTTCTTCGGGTATTTATCTTCATTCTGGCTAGCGATGCCGCTATCTCCGGTGACGCTACCGGGTGGCCGGTGATTGGCGTAAGCGCGAAGTAGATAAGCTTCGTActgtttctgaaaaaaaaattcaacattCTTGAAGTTGCGGATACAAGAAGAGACGTCGGAATACAGACTTCCATGATGCAGCGCAGTGTTGGCGTACAGGTTTACAAAAACAAGACCCGACCACATTATCGTGTTTATACAACGTGCAACATTCCAGTATCGACTGTCAATGAATGTTCTTCCCCGATTAAATTACCCATTTGTGCGAATGTTGCAACTTCTCCGACAGAACTTATTCTTTCTAAGATGTCCTATGCATTTAATGACACCATATCGACAAGTACTACAACTACGTCGATAGATATACCCAGGGGGAAATGGTAAATCGGATCGACATCGATCAGACGTAATTGGTGTCTACAGCTTTCCCAGATCGAAATAGCAAATCAGATCGACGTCGATAGCATTTACAACTTCgatcgattatatatatatatataggtttaaattaaaatatggaatattaaaaaatttaacgggTCTTACTTAATTCCTATCTACCATAAATAAACGGACATGAGGATTTTACCTGCTTTTGGTTACAAATAAActcattcatatttttcgacacgtataaaattagaaaaattatgtacatacatgcaGGGTGGACAGAATACAGCGTGAGTAAATAACGCTGTATTTTGTCCatcttgtatatatgtatatgaaaaattatacatatgctTTGAAACTTTGGGAATTATTTCAaggtattttatattctttcaaGTATTCCGTTTCccaaagtttttaatttattatacaatattaggTAACTCAGAGATtcgtagaatatttatttctctttattgtACTTTTGATGCTACTACCGAACAGCGATTTATCAGAAGCTTTAAATGCAGTCAGAAGTTCATGGCTACGAAATGCTGCTGGGCGTAAACaagattaaaatgtaaaattatttaggaTTTCcttttatatgcaatttttgaatattattggtgtttttttcgctttattttattacactagagtaactatattatatagaaagttTGTCAGAttcaattttaagtttaaatatataatgtacgtatgtgtgtgtgtgtgtgtgtgtccgtgtatatatatgtatatagcaataaagcaatttttctacaaaataattaaagattctCCGATCAAATAATGAACACTCACTCTGAGAACATTGAGTCTGTCTTTTTTCGCGCTTATCAGTGCAAGCTTGTTCATAACTCTGTCCAACGCCGCGAGAAGCTTGTGATTCCTCTCATCCCTCGTGCGCTGCTCCTCCAGATATTGTATGTACCTCATACGCAACCGATTTATACAGACGTCGtgtctgaaataaaaaaaatcatggatCGAGCTACCGTTGAGTGGCAGGTTTAAGCTCTAAGAACACGCTGGCTAAGAAGACGCTTTCTTGCATTTCTCTCTCAcctatatttataacattgtcAGTTCTACAAATATATAGTTTGGTCAATTGCAAttgaaaagttaataaattaacccTAGAACGCATGACTGGGGTCGATTTCGACCCCAGGCGAACTTTGAACTACGCTCCTGTTCGACTCATCGACTCAGGACCTGAACCATAATTCATTTCAACTCTCTAAAAGTAGGGCTACGTCGGGCGCAGCGTTAGTTGTTCGCTGGCAGTGACGCAGCACCGTCGCAAAGCGTACGTGGGGTCGATATTGACCCCAGTTGTGAGTTTCCGTTTGTGTTTCGTCACGGTaagctaattttatattttttgctagaatcaatatatttcatgtattattaCGTAATCTGAGCATAAATagtcataaatattatttaaggggatcctgcagtgactggcgaacttcctcgatgtcgataatgtcaacctttctaattttgttttccctatatctgtctttgtctaacgaaatgacatctgtccttttttcgattgctcgccatctctcgcaagatccggcaactactgttgctgctcttcttgtcatttgcatccatatttgcattactaaaataatttttcgatggatctttttttgtacgcattgaatcttacttctacttgcacgatattattcctacatgttttcccaagggcagatgataaaaattatgtatgtataaactgcagaatttttgttttaagcaaatattgtcatcaggtgacagctgcgtatgtgcccaaataagtaacatttttaattttttggcgtttttgatataaaatcgcgttttctgccctagatttttgtgcgtactttaattctagaccaaaaacttgcaattctgtaaagccaattaaaagatccatcgaaaaacgataatgtcggtaaattatacggctgcaggatccccttaagacAAAATATCTCACGACTTAGTCGGTAAAAATCCCGTTGCCTATAGATAAGATTGACATTTTGCAGAAAATGGCTGGGCGATATAATTTGAGACCTATATCAGCGCTCGCTGAAACTCTCAGAGCGACCGAGAGAGAACAAGCATCCGATATTCCTTCCGAGGAAGAAGATCATGCGGTGGAATTCAGTGGATCGGAGTCGGAGGAAGACGCTGACGAAATATCCGAGCAACCGGACGAAGGTAACTCTAGAAAACGTTCGAATCCAAGCATCATTCATGGAAAAGATGGCCACCGATGGTATACGACACCGCAGCAACGATCCCAGAGCCGGCAAAATACTCCGGTATCTTATTTGCCAGGTCCGGTCGGTGAGGCAAGACGAGCCAGCACTCCTCTTCAAATGTGGAGCTTGCTGTTCCCTGATTCCCTCATTGAAAAGATTGTCCGCCATACAAATGAAGAAATTCGTCGTTATCGGGATTCGCTTGAAATCGATGATGATCAAGATCGCACGTACTCCGAAGTTGGAATTGTGGAAATCAAAGCGTACATCGGCTTATTGTACTTTTCGGGTCTCCAGAAGACATCGCACACCAATCTTGAAGATCTATGGAATCCCGAATATGGCTCGATAATGTACCGATCAACGATGTCGTGTAATCGGTTCTCGgtaatttcgagaaatttaCGCTTTGACGATAAAACCACAAGGGCTGAGCGAAGAGAAACCGATAAGTTCGCTCCAATCCGTGAGCTGTGGGAACAATTTATATCgaattgtacaaaatattacaatccAGCCTCGTACTGCACAATTGACGAACAATTAGTTTCTTTTCGCGGACGATGTCCATTCAAAGTGTATAATGGCGCCAAGCCCGATAAGTATGGCATAAAGATCGTTATGCTAAATGACTCGAGGACGTTCTACATGTTCTCTGCTGAGCCATACGTGGGAAGAGTCACGACAGAGAAAGGGGAGAGTGTCCCATCTTATTACATCCGGAAGTTGTCACAGCCGCTGCACGGAACGAAAAGGAATATAACATGTGACAATTGGTTCTCGTCAATACCAATTTTTGAGAAGATGCTGACAGAGCATTCAATCACGATGGTCGGAACACTTCGAAAAAACAAACGCGAAATTCCCGGCCATTTCCGAAGCGCAGGACCTGTGCCATCGTCGAAATTCGCATTTGATGGGAGAATGACTCTGGTGGCCCACACTccgaaacgaaataaaatcgtCATATTGCTCTCGACCTTCCACGATTGTGCAACAATCAATCAGGAGACTCAAAAGATGGagataattcatttttataatacaacaAAAGGAGGTACCGATTCATTCGATCAAATGTGCCATGAATATTCGACAGCTCGAAAGACTTTACGGTGGCCCATGAGGATATGGCTGGCAATGCTTGATCAAGGAGGAATTAACGCCCTTATCCTTTACAACTCCAACGCTAATCTAGAGGCTTTTAACAGGAGGAAGttcttaaaaaatctaataaaagcCCTAGTGGAGCCGCACCTGCGAGCAAGACTACAATTGCCCAATTTTCGTCGTGAGCTTCGTTTCAACATCCATACGATCCTTGGGCAAGGAGAGAGGCCCATGAAACAAGTCGGCCAAAAGAAGCGCGCAAGATGTGGCTTGTGTCCCAGGGCACAAGATCGCAAGGCTCAGATGTATTGCGAAATGTGCCACCGAGCCGCCTGCGAAGATCACAGAGTTATCTTCTGCTGCGATTGTGCGTGATGCGactaaataagtatttttcatttttttcatattttttactattttatatcaaatgaaaataaaataatacttaaaatacaattttttatggtttttTCATCGACTTTTTCCATATTTCAACTTTGcgaatttcttcatttttataatcttaaataaatatactttttaaacagaacataacgataacaatttttttccaattgtCTAATGTGTCCTCTTTAAAACCttgtttgaattttgaaaatcgattgattacaaaaaaagatacaaatttttgttaaaaaaaaaagaggtttttgctaattttctgcatttttcgGTCTTTAAATGGATTTTTCACTAACTAAACttgagtaaaattaaatttatcgcataccattctcttttttattaaaaaaacgaataaattCATGTACTATTAAGGCCCTTTATCTCTGTAGGACcgattttacgataaaaaaagcGTGGGGTCGATATTGACCCCAGTTATGAgttaaaaggtaaaaaaaatgacttGTGCGTTCTAGGGTTAAGATTACACGTTACATTGGGTAATCTCATACGCATTTAccttctttcaaaaattacgtatgtataatacgtgaaaatatatacaccTAAAGAGCGATCGATTGCCCTCACGATCAAGCCTAGGAGACCACTTTCGTGACCTCGGTGGCGTAGTCGCCTAAGTCTTCGCGACAATATAACTAAACGCATCGCCCTTAAAAACGGAGACGCGCACTGTCGTGCGACATAAAATACGTGAACATTTTTATCCTGTTCTCGCGATCGATCAGATGTCTCGGATATCTCGACCAGACACGAATCGGGACGCGTAAAcaacgagaaagagaacggAATCCGCGTCGTCCCGACCGGGGAGATATTCGACGGGAATGAGATTGCGCTCGTGGCGCTTATTGATCGTGACATTCCGTAAAACCGGACTGCCATTGGATCGATATCGAGTATTTCAAGTAATTTCTCTACAACATCGTTGCTGCACTAGGCAAAATGTTAGAATGactcattttaacattttcaaacaGAGAAATTTGTATAAGgcttcaaaaaatatagctTCCAGACAAGATATAGGTTCGCGTCAATTgcaaatcttttaattgctGAAGCATCTGAAAGAGCAACTCTGTTGCTATCCttcgaaaataaagattaatttgataatatttttatttttgtttttttactcGTTCTTATCGCCTTTTCCTGAtccttaattaataatagaatagtgcactaataataataaatatataataattagattcCATTAAGCTATAAATtagtatacataataaatgagTTATGTTTCGACCAAAAGATTTGCAATTACTTgcttgttaatttttcaaatatatagcGAACTTCACTACGGTTCACTATTAACTTCGCTACAATCATGATAGTGTCACGACTGTCACATTGTGACCTGGACTCTCATCTGCTCGAAATTTAAATCTGCCAACGTGGCAAAATCGGAGAGTTCAAGTTCTCGGATTCCCGAACGGACGGATGCACTTACCTGTTACGAGAATCTCGCATGAGCACGTTGAATCTCTCCTCCAATCGTATCCTCTCCTCCTCACTGGAAAATTCGCGACATTCATGGTTTGATCGACAATCATAGTCCCGCGATAATCGCGCGTTCGCGTGACTATTCCAGGATGGTAGCGACTATATATACTTGCCTCTTCCGCAGCTTCTCCTGAAGCTCGAACATTCT
Coding sequences:
- the LOC139809917 gene encoding uncharacterized protein isoform X1 — protein: MAPLYDGHDYYKRMFELQEKLRKSEEERIRLEERFNVLMRDSRNRHDVCINRLRMRYIQYLEEQRTRDERNHKLLAALDRVMNKLALISAKKDRLNVLRKQYEAYLLRAYANHRPPGSVTGDSGIASQNEDKYPKKTVTMAHPDLTRSVSSPRVHPGAPDPQSSQSRFTFASKFHDQITVDASLNNPPPILTAAPSGATLDVDHRQTSALREPHVYAPVPNAHQYPRMMPSNYIGSAPRNLQHVPDIRVSYAEAPVPSMAPSDNMQPHAVPANRFFREHVESAQAASGLSATARSPAGDTARYEEMSRNLPAPRQFDPLTLLQYHNANVLLSDPRLQGREYDPSDTAAMGPTLVAGNTYRTGSDVNVANQVGPLPGYMDYILASSQRSDDEGSIRSITSDDLDGLIRRNERFLWGKADVAKTPHRSPIASGVDSANLNEDDMTAIVENELDRYISNIRKLHREHGVQSLDELDHEQNTSGDLLNVSLSEDALELPAEDRARKEQRVPEEMGKILALASDLASRTANLKEVTRDSAGQNGGGSSSTEVEDGIRRREIARGDASEFKGKREAEGRATLARNEIRDDVATHSAKLEQEIARGDAEIAKESWNNADESRERDRKISTTKENKANEEIATSDELRIDDPRNALKEKGFDLVTAGEESNIEGLFDVTEELAPWDLASVQKKVRELRLDDSDGDRAVGKSVEEEIANSRDLTRFEQSGVNGEVENARPSQDTLSRSEVERKGLDATEVSEIEGQNETHGPIEDVENVPSTVLSQQSAGEAKVASQPGEEPGEPGRSDGRKQDNVETTELRVDEQFEGVVKDSDYSVEQGYVENPSQTQQYEQQDPNQQYYDPNMQYEAGNEEYERYADQGYAQEGQEYVEYVEGQYEGQYPEGLNNQQYQDYPDAQYEQNPNQAYDYGYDPNQGYAGDPSQQYDPNQEYENNPDNQAYDYTEQLPYNPNQTYDNAYEQEYKEEQRNPDGDVETRAEKPEAEEPSQRQADPESEHKSDGDADKSQQAEAVNEANQSKKKKDVIKSLLDSDTDTTIERNVSNTESDFDFN
- the LOC139809917 gene encoding uncharacterized protein isoform X2, giving the protein MAPLYDGHDYYKRMFELQEKLRKRHDVCINRLRMRYIQYLEEQRTRDERNHKLLAALDRVMNKLALISAKKDRLNVLRKQYEAYLLRAYANHRPPGSVTGDSGIASQNEDKYPKKTVTMAHPDLTRSVSSPRVHPGAPDPQSSQSRFTFASKFHDQITVDASLNNPPPILTAAPSGATLDVDHRQTSALREPHVYAPVPNAHQYPRMMPSNYIGSAPRNLQHVPDIRVSYAEAPVPSMAPSDNMQPHAVPANRFFREHVESAQAASGLSATARSPAGDTARYEEMSRNLPAPRQFDPLTLLQYHNANVLLSDPRLQGREYDPSDTAAMGPTLVAGNTYRTGSDVNVANQVGPLPGYMDYILASSQRSDDEGSIRSITSDDLDGLIRRNERFLWGKADVAKTPHRSPIASGVDSANLNEDDMTAIVENELDRYISNIRKLHREHGVQSLDELDHEQNTSGDLLNVSLSEDALELPAEDRARKEQRVPEEMGKILALASDLASRTANLKEVTRDSAGQNGGGSSSTEVEDGIRRREIARGDASEFKGKREAEGRATLARNEIRDDVATHSAKLEQEIARGDAEIAKESWNNADESRERDRKISTTKENKANEEIATSDELRIDDPRNALKEKGFDLVTAGEESNIEGLFDVTEELAPWDLASVQKKVRELRLDDSDGDRAVGKSVEEEIANSRDLTRFEQSGVNGEVENARPSQDTLSRSEVERKGLDATEVSEIEGQNETHGPIEDVENVPSTVLSQQSAGEAKVASQPGEEPGEPGRSDGRKQDNVETTELRVDEQFEGVVKDSDYSVEQGYVENPSQTQQYEQQDPNQQYYDPNMQYEAGNEEYERYADQGYAQEGQEYVEYVEGQYEGQYPEGLNNQQYQDYPDAQYEQNPNQAYDYGYDPNQGYAGDPSQQYDPNQEYENNPDNQAYDYTEQLPYNPNQTYDNAYEQEYKEEQRNPDGDVETRAEKPEAEEPSQRQADPESEHKSDGDADKSQQAEAVNEANQSKKKKDVIKSLLDSDTDTTIERNVSNTESDFDFN
- the LOC139809921 gene encoding piggyBac transposable element-derived protein 4-like; this translates as MAGRYNLRPISALAETLRATEREQASDIPSEEEDHAVEFSGSESEEDADEISEQPDEGNSRKRSNPSIIHGKDGHRWYTTPQQRSQSRQNTPVSYLPGPVGEARRASTPLQMWSLLFPDSLIEKIVRHTNEEIRRYRDSLEIDDDQDRTYSEVGIVEIKAYIGLLYFSGLQKTSHTNLEDLWNPEYGSIMYRSTMSCNRFSVISRNLRFDDKTTRAERRETDKFAPIRELWEQFISNCTKYYNPASYCTIDEQLVSFRGRCPFKVYNGAKPDKYGIKIVMLNDSRTFYMFSAEPYVGRVTTEKGESVPSYYIRKLSQPLHGTKRNITCDNWFSSIPIFEKMLTEHSITMVGTLRKNKREIPGHFRSAGPVPSSKFAFDGRMTLVAHTPKRNKIVILLSTFHDCATINQETQKMEIIHFYNTTKGGTDSFDQMCHEYSTARKTLRWPMRIWLAMLDQGGINALILYNSNANLEAFNRRKFLKNLIKALVEPHLRARLQLPNFRRELRFNIHTILGQGERPMKQVGQKKRARCGLCPRAQDRKAQMYCEMCHRAACEDHRVIFCCDCA